Genomic segment of Runella rosea:
CCCGCTTTTTCGTCCGAAATTGAACGTGCAGACTAGCTTCTTCCCACTTTTAGCCATTGACAAGCCATGAAAGTATTGATTTTAGAAGATGAAGCCCTTTCTGCTAAAAGAGCTTCACAACTCCTCAACGAATTTGATCCTTCTATTGAAGTGGTTGAGACGTTGGAGTCGGTTGAAGATGCCGCCGCCTGGCTCCGACACAATCCCGAACCCGATTTGATGCTGCTCGACATCCATTTATCGGATGGTTTATGTTTCAACTTGTTTGACCGTGTATCGGTCAAAAGTCCCGTCATTTTTACGACTGCGTATGACCAATACACCTTGCAAGCCTTCAAAATCAACAGTATTGATTATTTATTGAAGCCTATCGATAAACACGAATTAAACAATGCTCTTGCCAAGTATCACACCTTGATGCAAGACCGAAAAAGTATTTCTTCCTTTGATATTCAGCGTATTAAGCAAACAATACAATCCCTAAGCAAAAAATATAAGAATCGATTTTTGGTTAAATTTGGGGATACCATTCAGTTTAAAAACATCAACGAAGTAGCCTATTTTTTTGCCGACGACAAGGTTGTTTACTTAGTCACCAACGAGGGCCGAAAGTACCTGATTGATTACAATTTGGAGAGCTTAGAAGAAATCCTTGACCCACAGTTGTTTTTCAGAATCAACCGAAAATTGATTGTGGGGATAGACGCTGTACAAAAGGTTAAAACCCTCCTCAACAGCCGACTTCAGGTCTATCTTAAACCTACTTTTGAACAAGACACATACGTCAGCAAAGAAAGAAGTCCAGAGTTTAAAGTCTGGCTGGATAATTAAGACCCATTTAATTTAGTTATTACAATGAAACCTTTTCCTCAAAAATCACTTCTCGTTATAGCTCTCTTTTACAGCACGTTATCAATTGGACAATCTCCCAAAAATGTAAGTCTTTATCTTAAAAACGGCTCTATCATTCGTGGCAAAGTATTGCAGGAAAGCCCCGTTTACAAAATTGAAACCTACGACCAAAGCCAATGGGTTTTTCAGCATTCTGAAATTGAAAAAACAGTCCCTTTAAAAACGTCTAACCCTAATATCAAATACAAAGAAAAAGGCTTTGTTCACTACACTGAATTGGGACCGCTGGCCATGAGCAACCGTGCCTCCAATGGTGTCACTACTTCCGCCTTTTCTTTTCAAACCACCAACGGTTACAAGTTTAATCAGTGGTTATACACGGGCTTGGGGATTGGTGCGGATTTGTACGCCGTCCAAACTTTTGTGCCAGTCGTTCTTAGCCTCCGGGGAGATTTTAGCCGCACAGGTGATAAGATACCCTTCTATTTTGTGGAAGGCGGCTATGGTTTCAACGCCACCTCCAACGACGTCGACAATCTCCGATTTGGCGGCGGTAGCACCTTTGCGGGGGGGATTGGTTTAAAAATATTATTCACTAACAATACGGGCTTTGTCATCGGTGCAGGCTACCGATTTCAACGGTCGTCAGTTACACAATTAAACATTGAAAAAACCGAAGATTTTAACCGGTTAACCCTCCGTGCTGGCTTTTCGTTTTAATTGCCTTCATTATTTCCCAACAAAACAAGTTACATATCTTTGGTCAAAAGGGTTTATTTTGCTGCTTTATTAAGCGGTTTTAATGAACACTATGTCAGAAATATACGATGTGATTGTGATTGGACGCGGTTTGTTTGGCTCCCCAGCGGCGAAGTATTTACAAACGGATGGTTTAAAAACGCTCTTGATTGGACCATCAGAACCCAAACCCGCTGATTTTAAGGATGCAAAAGTGTTTTCGAGCCATTACGATTCGGGAAGAGTAACCCGAAAAATCGGTAAAACCAAAGATTGGAGTAAGCTAAACACCCAAACCCAAGCGGCGTTTAAATCTATTGTTGACCAATCAGGCATAGCTTTTTACGGCAATGAAGGGTGCCTCTACGTAA
This window contains:
- a CDS encoding LytR/AlgR family response regulator transcription factor, with amino-acid sequence MKVLILEDEALSAKRASQLLNEFDPSIEVVETLESVEDAAAWLRHNPEPDLMLLDIHLSDGLCFNLFDRVSVKSPVIFTTAYDQYTLQAFKINSIDYLLKPIDKHELNNALAKYHTLMQDRKSISSFDIQRIKQTIQSLSKKYKNRFLVKFGDTIQFKNINEVAYFFADDKVVYLVTNEGRKYLIDYNLESLEEILDPQLFFRINRKLIVGIDAVQKVKTLLNSRLQVYLKPTFEQDTYVSKERSPEFKVWLDN